A genomic window from Tolypothrix sp. PCC 7910 includes:
- a CDS encoding sulfite oxidase-like oxidoreductase: protein MLGKFFQKPEQQENERVPPGQYIAKGFPVLTYGATPQINTEEWEFKVWGLAKPATFTWADFMALPQSEFTADFHCVTRWSKLDVKWTGIKVTDFMSLIEVDPQAVHVMEHCYGGYTTNISMADFLREENFFAFNLFGEPLPAEHGGPMRLVVPHLYAWKSAKWINGLEFLSREELGFWERNGYHQRGEPWAEERYSY, encoded by the coding sequence ATGTTAGGAAAATTTTTTCAGAAACCAGAGCAACAAGAAAACGAACGGGTACCTCCTGGCCAATATATAGCTAAGGGGTTCCCTGTTTTAACTTATGGTGCAACACCGCAAATAAATACGGAAGAATGGGAATTTAAAGTTTGGGGTTTGGCAAAACCTGCCACTTTTACATGGGCAGATTTTATGGCTTTACCTCAATCTGAATTCACAGCAGATTTTCACTGTGTAACTCGCTGGTCTAAGCTCGATGTTAAGTGGACTGGGATTAAAGTTACAGATTTTATGAGTTTAATAGAGGTAGATCCCCAAGCAGTTCATGTGATGGAACATTGCTATGGTGGCTACACTACAAATATCTCAATGGCAGATTTTCTGCGTGAGGAAAATTTCTTTGCTTTTAATTTGTTTGGTGAACCTTTACCAGCAGAACATGGTGGGCCAATGCGGTTAGTTGTTCCCCATCTTTATGCTTGGAAAAGTGCTAAGTGGATTAATGGTTTAGAGTTTCTCAGTCGTGAAGAACTGGGTTTTTGGGAGCGTAATGGTTACCACCAACGTGGTGAACCTTGGGCGGAAGAGCGTTATAGTTACTAA